A segment of the Penaeus vannamei isolate JL-2024 unplaced genomic scaffold, ASM4276789v1 unanchor202, whole genome shotgun sequence genome:
AGCAGATGGTTTAATCCTTAAACGCTTAAAACTACAGAAGATGCAGAATAATaccttaataaaaaaataaatatatacaattcaaAAACTTCACTTTTATTGTCTGCTAACAGTTCAGATCTTAGAGGAATAAAGTATTATGCACTATGATCATGGACATCTGACAAAAAGTATATTTCACAGAAGAAAAATCATAACACCAGTGAGaggctaataaaaaataaataactcatTGCCACTTTAATATTTTACACTAATCTTATATCATACACATGGCAGAGAACTTCTTACACTGCCCTGACATCTGTATAAGAATGACATCAGAATActtttttacaaaaaaatatacatgtgctATTAACACAAAAAATTCAGACAAgatgacaaaagcaataacagtaattTACAAAGGCCTCCATCATCTTCCATTATATTTACGAACCCAATCCCTAAACAAAACCACCTTCCCTCATTCCATGGTTAGCTCTCCTCCTCATGCTTGCCGAGCTTGAAGTCAATGGGCTTGTCGTACCCCATGATCCTGCCGAAGTGCTCGAGGTCAGAGAACATCTTGGGGTCAACGAAGAGTGGTTTGTTCTTGGCCAGGAAGGTGGTGAACATACCTGGAACTGGTGGCACGTGTATGTCCTGGACTTTGAAGTGGATCTGGGGATTGGAAATacaaatataacacaaaaaaCTGGATATATAAAACAATGGGTTTTGTTTCACACTTTGCAAAGCACAGAAAACTGAAGTATTCTTTCATGctcaaaacaaacaaccagaatTGCATGAAACACAATGTTGATTATTGAATATCAGCATTTCCAAACTGTACAAAGATCCCATTCATTCAGGTTATTCAGGATGCCAGTATaaatatacaacacatatatttacaaacatacacacaaatttagaCTTTCAGAATGGAAAATAGAAACAGATAcaagagatatagaaataaaaccaaacaaaaacactgTATAgccatatgtaaaaatatgaaaatgaaagcaaGATACATAGCTAGCAACAAAGTAGAGCTGCACTAGCGGATAAGCACAATATTCCAAAGAATTCCTAGTTAAACTACACTTTGCTAAAATCAGGACGATCAAATAAGATATTTAGAGTCTAAAATACACTTACCAAACTCTATTccagaaatgtaaaagaaaagtattttttGCCATAACCAAAACTTTAAGACCCTActaacaaagagaaaatacaacAGCAAAAGAAATTTTAATTTCTGTAAACTCAACATAAAAAATCAATACTACTTCAactcagaaaaaaatacatacatataaaaaaaataataaacccaTCTTTTCCCCCCACAAACTACAGAAAAATTGTAAATAATTGCATTGGCACAGCTAACTGGCCACATAATATACAAATGAAACATCAAACATTTTactggaaaacaaaaaaaataaatctggCATAAACAGACACTTCATGTCCTTGCACAAGCCACCTAATTGCAGCAAACCAACCTTTTTCTcccgaaggaagaaggaaagagtggtGGCGGAGTAGAGGTCCTTCTCGTGGTCGTACTCCAGTCGGGTCACGTACTTCTTTGTGATCCAGTGGATGAGGAAGGGCGTTACAAAGGTGAAGAAGCCGATGAAGGAACCCATTGCCACCACAATGCCGAAGCTTGTCTCTGTAGCTTTCTGCAGGGAGTGGAAAGTTTGTACATGATGTCAAGAAGTCTCAATAAGCAAACTCAAAAAGGCAGAGTTAGTTCCATAGCCAAGTGGACATTTTTTAGTGGAGCATGTCCATTGAAAAATATGCCTACTTAGCCATGGGTCAATGTAACAGGCAGTTCCTTTCCAGCCCTTTCCAGACTAACTGATACCAGTACTCACTCCCAACTGAGTCACCTGGTAGGGGCTGGCCATGAGCAAACCCAAGACCTTGCTATGACAAACCCTTCACTTTAACCCTGAGGTATCCAACCACAGCAAAGCCAGCACTCAACCACTGACTTATGCCGTCTCAAAATAAGTATGCTAGGAAAGTAAACGCAGGCATGACCTCCTATCTTGTAACAAGAGCAAAGATGTGTATCTAACAGGACAAAAAGAATATTTTGTATACATGCTATATGAAAAACATTTGAAATTTAAAGAACTGGCACATTAGACTGTTCATGGTAAGTGCCCATGTTaatcataaataaacatagaaaaaaacttCATCTAGCTCTCAATTTAGTCTGCCACCTTATCTACATGATTTTGTTTAAACAAAATATATTACAGAAAAGAATTATAGTGCATCAGCATATTCAAAAGAGGATAATAACCAAAACATCAGAGGTTTTCTTTCTTAGGACAAAAAGTATGTGCATAAGTATAAAATTGATTTGTTGCTGCCTCCTAAAGGCATGTCAACACAAAgtataaaagtaacaaaaaaatcaaaatcatcatataaACTATGATAATCCATCAGTCTAAAATATGCAACACCATAAGCCATCTCACCTGTACAAGCATAGGCTGCATCATGAGGCCTAACATAGTTGTTGAGAGAGAAAATGTCTTAACCATGCGAATCTGGGTTGACAAAATACCTCGGTAGATTTCTTGCCAAGTTCCTGGACCAATGTCAACCCTGGGGAGAGTAGAGAGTGTTATTTTCGTGCATTACATTATCTCATAAAGTACTTATTCTAAATAGACTTATTCTAAATAGTATAAATGTGTTGATTTTCTCCTCATTATGCCACAATGACTGACATTAAAGAGCCCTGTCCTTAGTTATAGTCTTtatgaaatgtataaatatgataactTACTCAGTGTTGTCTTTTCCTTTTGCATCTGAAGGCTTCTGTActtcattactataatttcttGCAAGTAGAA
Coding sequences within it:
- the LOC113805775 gene encoding transmembrane protein 70 homolog, mitochondrial, encoding MAGVYGVLRTLQRQQKDSYNILLRLPRVLSSSSMNPGRILSIQQNKCSKPQLVLLARNYSNEVQKPSDAKGKDNTEVDIGPGTWQEIYRGILSTQIRMVKTFSLSTTMLGLMMQPMLVQKATETSFGIVVAMGSFIGFFTFVTPFLIHWITKKYVTRLEYDHEKDLYSATTLSFFLREKKIHFKVQDIHVPPVPGMFTTFLAKNKPLFVDPKMFSDLEHFGRIMGYDKPIDFKLGKHEEES